TTATAAACTTTTATTGGAACGTTACTTACATTACTGAACTGGCTTCGTCCTATTGGTCTATTGAAGTCGATGTCATTcacgttattattgttgttgttgttgttagcaaTGTTGACATTTacttggttgttgttgttattgttgttattgttgttgttattggcgATGTTATTAGCGATGTTGGAGGCCATTTGAGCCGTAGCAAGGGCGAAGTTGAGGAAGGTGAAAGCTGAAATTTCTCCAGTAGGAGTACAGGATGGAGCCGTAGACCACGAGTCAGAGGGGTGCGGCCGGTACACCTTCCAATTTCGTTGTTGTTCCTGCTCCCTGAAGATGAAGGTGGcggttgtagtaatagtagaagtagtagtagtagtagtagtagtagtagtagtagtagtagtagtaattattgttgttgtaatagtcgTAGAAAggcatacatctctctctctctctctctctctctctctctctctctctctctctcatcttgaaTATCGAACTCTATATACTGAACAAAAAATATGACTTATTCACACAACTCAGCTTCACACCATCGTACACAGTAATATACATGTAACttctttacatacatacatacctaatCTCAATGGCGACTCCCTTCGCCGCCACGAGGAGGAACAGTATTttcttcatgagtttcatctccACTTAGATTATGCAATGTGATTGTTCTCTGTGATTGTAAATGTATATCAGAATCTCGCGAATAACAGAGGTGTCTGTGAAATGGTGATCTCATATTAACATTTTGTTTAGATTTATAGGTTGTGAGGTAtgaataattgtttttttttttttttttagaaaatatCAGAATCACTTGTGTCCACCATTGAAACTGACCCTGGCTGCTTCCTGCTAGAGGGAGTGTTTGTGACTACACTGGACCACCGCGGTGCTCGCTCCTGCCCTCACACGCGTCATCTTACAGTTAAGTCAACACGTTTCTTACTGtacaactgcacacacacacacacacacacacacacactgtagcaGTGCTAGAAGTGATCTGTGTTTCGGGCAGCACCTTCGGCAACAAGCGGCATCTTCGAAAACAGACGACATCCTTGGTGGCTGTCTCGGTAACAGGAGGCACTCCCAGTAATTCGTAGCCTCCACTGTATTCTTGGATTAGATGCCTTATTGTCATAAACATCCTCATGTTTCCGGGTTGAGAGTGCATTTTGCAGTAGGCAGCAACCTTGCCCGCTCTGAAATTATTATAATGCTGTCTGGAACAGAAGTCCtttgaaaataacattaccagcgACACACATGAGTTGCTGTGCTCTTGGAGGACGCTGGTAAGTCGCGGATAGGCTTTGCAGTTTCGCATCCCCATGGAATAGGCTGTGTATAGaacaacttacacacacacacacacacacacacacacacacatatatatatatatatatatatatatatatatatatatatatatatatatatatatatatatatatatatatttattacttAGTTTTATTTTAAAATGTTGTGTAATACGATCTGTTTACAGAGCGATACTGCACCACTTCAAattagaaataaaacattagtaTTCATTGATTTGCAGAAGTTTTTTAAAAGACTTAGAAGTAGGCAAGAAAATTTTAGAACCAGCTGGTATTTCCAAATAACTAATCTTGACTTAGTACGGTTTTCCTAATTTTTAtttgaatgcaaaaaaaaggaagtaagaatTGCAAAAAAACTTAAGTATATAGAAGAACAATACTATTCATTGGAAACAAAAGTCTTAGTTGCAAATTTAATACAGCAGAGAGTAATATTAAGGGACAGTACCGAGTCAAGATGGACGGAGTGCAGTCAGTCCACAGTTAGCGTCGTGACGGTGGATCTCTAGTGAGTGTATGCATTTTGATGCTCGTATTTTTCCTTGATTGAGGACTTGCGGGCCAGTTttggatgatgataatggagaaGTAAGTTATCATGTACTTATTGGTCACAAGAGGCTCGTGTTGACGGCACTGTGTATGGGTGAGATGTGTCTAAGTGCCAGGCTTGCGGGGAGCAGGAGAGAAGTGTAGGCT
This window of the Scylla paramamosain isolate STU-SP2022 chromosome 1, ASM3559412v1, whole genome shotgun sequence genome carries:
- the LOC135089146 gene encoding myb-like protein P translates to MKLMKKILFLLVAAKGVAIEIREQEQQRNWKVYRPHPSDSWSTAPSCTPTGEISAFTFLNFALATAQMASNIANNIANNNNNNNNNNNNQVNVNIANNNNNNNNVNDIDFNRPIGRSQFSNKLSTLLMEACRITNATKALFDKQSHSRRFMTRDIQTDIENLVSLGVMKALAKWHIPEAAPPVVSSSPPSSTPGSALRGNGRSQQDHPIVDVVSRILWQHSHSASHH